The following are from one region of the Arcobacter sp. F2176 genome:
- a CDS encoding nucleotide pyrophosphohydrolase, with product MDMNKIKELILKFSNERDWDKFHNPKNLAMALSVETSELVEIFQWLNEEQSLNLDNSRKEHLEEEIADIAVYLLRICYSHNIDLEKAIILKMNKNEIKYPLYDKNGDKIEYGKKN from the coding sequence ATGGACATGAACAAGATAAAAGAATTGATTTTAAAATTCTCAAATGAAAGAGATTGGGATAAATTTCACAATCCAAAAAATTTAGCAATGGCACTTAGTGTAGAAACGTCAGAACTAGTTGAAATATTCCAATGGCTAAATGAAGAACAAAGCTTAAATTTAGATAACTCAAGAAAAGAGCATTTAGAAGAAGAAATTGCAGATATTGCAGTTTATTTGCTAAGAATTTGTTATTCTCATAATATAGATTTAGAAAAAGCAATTATTTTAAAAATGAATAAAAATGAAATAAAGTATCCATTATATGATAAAAATGGCGATAAAATCGAATATGGGAAGAAAAATTAG